One Sporichthya brevicatena DNA window includes the following coding sequences:
- a CDS encoding DUF6318 family protein: MSTTSRALRAAALSAAAVLALTACGGDDNDPLGGPASSPAAGGIGGVATIPDAATKNTDAGAEAFAKYYFEEVLNKAYASGNISTLIKYTHPQCIICRATVGDIATAWARGKSDGGQVTVSSVDASKAQNVTNVELKLTKTRYVELDRDGKNVFSTPAQNNLSFLVQLQWNNSEKSWVVREIVPPALRKGGSASATPTP; encoded by the coding sequence ATGTCGACGACGTCCCGCGCCCTGCGCGCCGCCGCCCTGTCCGCCGCTGCCGTGCTCGCCCTGACCGCCTGCGGGGGCGACGACAACGATCCGCTGGGCGGGCCGGCGAGCAGCCCCGCGGCCGGGGGCATCGGCGGCGTCGCGACGATCCCGGACGCGGCGACGAAGAACACCGACGCCGGCGCCGAGGCCTTCGCGAAGTACTACTTCGAGGAGGTCCTGAACAAGGCCTACGCCTCGGGCAACATCTCGACGCTGATCAAGTACACGCACCCGCAGTGCATCATCTGCCGCGCCACGGTCGGCGACATCGCCACCGCCTGGGCCCGCGGCAAGAGCGACGGCGGCCAGGTCACGGTGAGCTCGGTCGACGCCTCCAAGGCGCAGAACGTCACCAACGTCGAGCTCAAGCTGACGAAGACCCGCTACGTCGAGCTCGACCGCGACGGCAAGAACGTCTTCTCGACGCCGGCGCAGAACAACCTGAGCTTCCTGGTCCAGCTGCAGTGGAACAACAGCGAGAAGAGTTGGGTCGTGCGGGAGATCGTTCCGCCGGCGCTGCGCAAGGGCGGCAGCGCGTCGGCGACCCCGACGCCGTAA
- a CDS encoding dipeptide ABC transporter ATP-binding protein, giving the protein MTAPLLRVEGLVKHFPVRAGRSVRQRQLAVVHAVDGIDFEVGAGETLGLVGESGCGKTTTGRLVARLLEPTAGAIEFEGRDIAHLSTKQLRPLRPKIQMIFQDPYASLNPRHTVGAIVAAPLEVNGIDPPGGRKRRVQELLETVGLNPEHYNRYPHQFSGGQRQRIGIARALALNPSLIVADEPVSALDVSIQAQIVNLLRQLQRDLGLAYVFIAHDLAVVRHVSHRVAVMYLGKIVETAPASALYAGPRHPYTHALLSAVPEIDHSEDPAPRARVHLSGEVPSPIAPPSGCRFRTRCPIARDRCAAEEPVLRPMGDAAHRVACHFPLTGPTQL; this is encoded by the coding sequence GTGACGGCGCCACTGCTCCGGGTCGAGGGCCTGGTGAAGCACTTCCCGGTGCGCGCGGGCCGGTCCGTGCGGCAGCGGCAGCTCGCGGTCGTGCACGCCGTCGACGGGATCGACTTCGAGGTCGGCGCCGGCGAGACCCTCGGCCTGGTGGGGGAGTCGGGCTGCGGGAAGACCACGACGGGCCGGCTGGTCGCGCGGCTGCTCGAACCCACCGCCGGCGCGATCGAGTTCGAGGGCCGGGACATCGCCCACCTGTCGACGAAGCAACTGCGCCCGCTCCGGCCGAAGATCCAGATGATCTTCCAGGACCCGTACGCGTCGCTGAACCCGCGCCACACGGTCGGTGCGATCGTCGCCGCGCCGCTCGAGGTCAACGGCATCGACCCGCCGGGCGGGCGCAAGCGCCGGGTGCAGGAGCTGCTGGAGACCGTCGGCCTCAACCCCGAGCACTACAACCGCTACCCGCACCAGTTCTCCGGGGGGCAGCGGCAGCGGATCGGCATCGCGCGGGCGCTCGCACTGAACCCGAGCCTGATCGTCGCCGACGAGCCGGTCTCGGCCCTGGACGTCTCCATCCAGGCGCAGATCGTGAACCTGCTCCGGCAGCTGCAGCGCGACCTCGGCCTCGCCTACGTCTTCATCGCCCACGACCTCGCGGTCGTGCGCCACGTGTCCCACCGGGTCGCGGTGATGTACCTGGGCAAGATCGTCGAGACCGCGCCGGCCTCCGCCCTCTACGCGGGGCCGCGCCACCCGTACACGCACGCCCTGCTCTCGGCGGTCCCGGAGATCGATCACAGCGAGGACCCGGCGCCGCGGGCCCGGGTCCACCTCTCCGGCGAGGTCCCCAGCCCGATCGCGCCCCCGTCCGGGTGCCGGTTCCGCACGCGATGTCCGATCGCCCGCGACCGGTGCGCCGCGGAGGAGCCCGTGCTGCGCCCCATGGGTGACGCAGCACACCGTGTGGCCTGCCACTTTCCGCTCACCGGCCCCACCCAGCTCTGA
- a CDS encoding glucose 1-dehydrogenase, which produces MSRFDGKVAIVTGAAQGIGAATATRFAFEGATVAVVDITAERGADTVAEIEKGGGKAVAFGIDVSNSASVTAGVEEIVAQFGGVDILVNNAGVTRDNMLFKMTEEDWDLAVDVSLKGAFLMAQAAQRHMVPKKSGKIVSLSSISALGNRGQSNYSAAKAGIQGLTATMALELARYNINVNAVAPGFVDTAMTRATAVRMGLDPEEFVAAGAAATPIGRVAQPDDIASVIAFLASEDARHIVGQTIYVHGGKWGV; this is translated from the coding sequence ATGAGCAGGTTCGACGGCAAGGTCGCGATCGTGACCGGCGCGGCCCAGGGGATCGGCGCGGCCACCGCGACGCGCTTCGCGTTCGAGGGCGCGACCGTCGCGGTCGTCGACATCACCGCGGAGCGCGGCGCCGACACCGTGGCCGAGATCGAGAAGGGCGGCGGCAAGGCCGTCGCGTTCGGCATCGACGTCTCGAACTCCGCGTCGGTCACCGCCGGCGTCGAGGAGATCGTCGCGCAGTTCGGCGGGGTCGACATCCTCGTCAACAACGCGGGCGTCACCCGCGACAACATGCTGTTCAAGATGACCGAGGAGGACTGGGATCTCGCGGTCGATGTCAGCCTCAAGGGCGCGTTCCTGATGGCTCAGGCCGCGCAGCGTCACATGGTGCCCAAGAAGTCGGGCAAGATCGTCTCGCTGTCGTCGATCTCCGCGCTCGGCAACCGCGGCCAGTCGAACTACTCCGCCGCCAAGGCCGGCATCCAGGGCCTGACGGCGACGATGGCGCTCGAGCTCGCGCGCTACAACATCAACGTCAACGCGGTCGCTCCCGGCTTCGTCGACACCGCGATGACCCGCGCGACCGCCGTCCGCATGGGCCTGGACCCGGAGGAGTTCGTCGCCGCCGGTGCGGCCGCGACCCCGATCGGCCGCGTCGCCCAGCCTGACGACATCGCCTCGGTCATCGCGTTCCTCGCCTCGGAGGACGCCCGCCACATCGTCGGCCAGACGATCTACGTCCACGGCGGCAAGTGGGGCGTCTGA
- a CDS encoding SDR family oxidoreductase, producing the protein MSVLVVTGGGRGIGAATARAAAAASWDLCLGYRADRAAAEAVAADCAALGVQTAVVQADVAMEMDVIDLFVQAEELGPVRGLVNNAGIVTPRKTVAELESEDLEEVFGVNVFGAFFCAREAVRLMQRDGEGGAIVNVSSRAAVLGSPGEYVDYAASKAAVDALTTGLAKEVAGDGIRVNAVRPGLIETEIHASVGRPERLVELAPTVPLGRPGTADEVAGAIVWLLSPAASYVTGAFLDIGGGR; encoded by the coding sequence GTGAGCGTCCTCGTGGTCACCGGCGGCGGGCGCGGCATCGGCGCCGCCACCGCCCGCGCCGCTGCGGCGGCCAGCTGGGATTTGTGCCTGGGCTACCGCGCGGACCGGGCGGCGGCCGAGGCCGTCGCTGCGGATTGCGCGGCGCTCGGCGTGCAGACGGCTGTCGTGCAGGCCGACGTCGCGATGGAGATGGACGTCATCGACCTGTTCGTCCAGGCCGAGGAACTCGGCCCGGTGCGCGGACTTGTCAACAACGCAGGCATTGTGACGCCCCGTAAGACGGTGGCCGAGCTGGAGTCCGAGGACCTCGAGGAGGTCTTTGGTGTGAACGTCTTCGGGGCGTTCTTCTGCGCCCGCGAGGCCGTCCGGCTGATGCAGCGCGACGGCGAGGGCGGGGCGATCGTCAACGTCTCGTCCCGGGCCGCGGTGCTCGGCTCGCCGGGGGAGTACGTCGACTACGCGGCCTCGAAGGCCGCCGTGGACGCCCTGACGACCGGCCTGGCCAAGGAGGTCGCCGGCGACGGGATCCGCGTCAACGCCGTCCGGCCGGGACTGATCGAGACCGAGATCCACGCCTCGGTCGGCCGCCCCGAGCGACTCGTCGAGCTCGCCCCCACCGTCCCCCTCGGCCGCCCCGGCACCGCCGACGAGGTCGCGGGCGCGATCGTCTGGCTCCTCTCCCCGGCCGCCTCCTACGTCACCGGCGCGTTCCTCGACATCGGCGGCGGCCGCTGA
- a CDS encoding class II aldolase/adducin family protein has protein sequence MSAVAGMVAAGLVVGTAGNVSVRDGDVVAVTPSGLDYDRLSPADVGLHALDGTALDARHRPSSELPLHLAVYAATDAGAVVHTHSPAATALTLLVDELPAVHYYVAMFGGPVRVAPYHPFGSPELAAATAEALDGRRGALLAHHGAVTIGADVGQALELAIVLEWLADVYLRAAAAGTPRVLPPAALAQADAALAAYRAARPRPE, from the coding sequence GTGTCGGCGGTGGCCGGCATGGTCGCCGCCGGGCTGGTCGTCGGCACCGCCGGGAACGTGAGCGTCCGTGACGGCGACGTCGTCGCCGTCACGCCGAGCGGGCTCGACTACGACCGGCTGAGCCCGGCCGACGTCGGTCTGCACGCCCTCGACGGCACCGCGCTCGACGCCCGGCACCGGCCGTCGTCGGAGCTGCCGCTGCACCTCGCGGTCTACGCCGCCACCGACGCCGGGGCGGTCGTGCACACCCACTCCCCGGCCGCGACGGCGCTGACGCTGCTGGTCGACGAGCTGCCGGCCGTCCACTACTACGTCGCGATGTTCGGCGGCCCGGTCCGGGTCGCGCCGTACCACCCGTTCGGCTCGCCCGAGCTCGCCGCCGCGACGGCCGAGGCGCTCGACGGGCGGCGCGGGGCGCTGCTCGCACATCACGGTGCGGTCACGATCGGGGCCGACGTCGGGCAGGCGCTCGAGCTCGCGATCGTCCTGGAATGGCTCGCTGACGTGTACCTCCGTGCCGCGGCGGCCGGCACGCCCCGCGTCCTGCCGCCCGCCGCGCTGGCCCAGGCGGACGCCGCACTCGCGGCGTACCGAGCGGCGCGCCCGCGTCCCGAATAG
- a CDS encoding metal-dependent transcriptional regulator, which translates to MGDLIDTTEMYLRTIFELEEEGVVPLRARIAERLSQSGPTVSQTVARMQRDGLVTVQGDRHLELTERGREYAVRVMRKHRLAECLLVQVIGIEPAEVHAEACKWEHVLSESVERKILSLLNHPTQSPYGNPIPGLDELGDDRPDDDFLEGLQPLHQVATADGVSVVVRRIAEPAQDDLAVVRGMFRAGVRPGGSVVARTAPGGVLVGQAGETIELDPHIASHVFVEVLAGASA; encoded by the coding sequence ATGGGCGATCTGATCGACACCACCGAGATGTACCTCCGGACGATCTTCGAGCTGGAGGAAGAGGGTGTGGTGCCGCTGCGCGCCCGGATCGCGGAGCGCCTGAGCCAGAGCGGCCCGACGGTCAGTCAGACGGTCGCACGCATGCAGCGTGACGGTCTCGTCACCGTGCAGGGCGACCGGCACCTGGAGCTGACCGAGCGCGGCCGCGAGTACGCGGTCCGCGTCATGCGGAAGCACCGGCTCGCGGAGTGCCTGCTGGTCCAGGTCATCGGGATCGAGCCGGCCGAGGTGCACGCCGAGGCCTGCAAGTGGGAGCACGTGCTCTCCGAGTCCGTCGAGCGCAAGATCCTCTCGCTGCTGAACCACCCGACCCAGTCGCCGTACGGCAACCCGATCCCGGGGCTCGACGAACTCGGCGACGACCGTCCCGACGACGACTTCCTCGAGGGCCTGCAGCCGCTCCACCAGGTCGCGACCGCCGACGGTGTCTCCGTCGTGGTGCGCCGCATCGCGGAACCGGCGCAGGACGACCTCGCCGTGGTGCGCGGCATGTTCCGCGCGGGCGTCCGTCCGGGTGGTTCCGTCGTGGCGCGGACCGCCCCCGGCGGCGTGCTGGTCGGTCAGGCCGGGGAGACGATCGAACTCGATCCGCACATCGCCTCGCACGTGTTCGTCGAGGTCCTCGCGGGGGCCTCCGCCTGA
- the gcvP gene encoding aminomethyl-transferring glycine dehydrogenase: MLGPFVARHVGPSDAEQATMLAALGYDSLTALATAAVPDSIRLPFEDGAPLAVPPALSEDEVLAEIRALSSRNTVRQQMIGLGYYETATPGVILRKVLENPGWYTAYTPYQPEISQGRLEVLLAFQTVVSDLMGLAIANASLLDEGTAVAEAVTLMRRSVRGMPDARVVLDADCLPQTVEVVRTRCEALGIDVEVADLTAGIPDGEVFGVVVQYPGASGRLRSRADYAALADAAHERGAMITAAADLLACTLIEAPGSWGADIAVGSAQRFGVPLGFGGPHAGFVAVRAGLERALPGRLVGLSVDSAGRPAYRLALQTREQHIRREKATSNICTAQVLLAVIAALYAIYHGPEGLTAIARQVHGRAKAIADGLRHAGIRLVHDHFFDTLLVSVPGRASTVVANARRADINLGQDGPDRVRIACGETTTFAHVAAVLAAFGAVPVTGDDVTVGDLYPEDLGRTTPFLTASVFHEHRSETAMLRYVRKLANKDYALDRGMIPLGSCTMKLNATTEMEPITWPRFGAIHPFAPAEDWPGYLTLIRDLEYWLAELTGYDRVSLQPNAGSQGELAGLLAIRAFHKANGHAERDVCLIPASAHGTNAASAVMAGMRVVVVAANDAGEVDLDDLRAKIDAHRERLAAIMVTYPSTHGVFEDGIRELCDLVHSAGGQVYIDGANFNALLGLAKPGEFGGDVSHLNLHKTFCIPHGGGGPGVGPVAVKAHLAPYLPNHPLVAEAGPATGVGPISAAPFGSAGILPIPWAYIRLMGPDGLLRATQVAILAANYVAARLGKHFPVLYTGRNGLVAHECILDLRPITKATGVTVDDVAKRLIDYGFHAPTVSFPVAGTLMVEPTESEDLGELDRFCDAMIAIAGEIDRVAAGEWPADDNPLRNAPHTADVLAAAEWTRPYSREEAVFPNPAVRADKYWPPVGRIDGAYGDRNLVCSCPSVEELAAD; this comes from the coding sequence GTGCTCGGTCCTTTCGTCGCCCGTCACGTCGGCCCCTCCGATGCCGAACAGGCGACGATGCTCGCCGCCCTCGGCTACGACTCGCTGACGGCCCTCGCCACCGCGGCCGTGCCGGACTCGATCCGGCTGCCCTTCGAGGACGGGGCACCGCTCGCGGTGCCACCGGCCCTGTCCGAGGACGAGGTCCTCGCCGAGATCCGCGCGCTGTCGAGCCGGAACACGGTGCGTCAGCAGATGATCGGTCTGGGTTACTACGAGACCGCGACCCCGGGCGTGATCCTGCGCAAGGTGCTGGAGAACCCGGGCTGGTACACGGCCTACACGCCGTACCAGCCCGAGATCTCGCAGGGCCGGCTCGAAGTTCTGCTCGCCTTCCAGACCGTGGTCTCGGACCTGATGGGCCTGGCGATCGCCAACGCCTCGCTGCTCGACGAGGGCACCGCGGTCGCCGAGGCCGTGACGCTGATGCGCCGCTCGGTGCGCGGGATGCCCGACGCCCGTGTCGTCCTCGACGCCGACTGCCTGCCCCAGACCGTCGAGGTCGTCCGCACGCGCTGTGAGGCGCTCGGGATCGACGTCGAGGTCGCGGACCTGACCGCCGGGATCCCGGACGGGGAGGTGTTCGGCGTCGTCGTGCAGTACCCGGGTGCGAGCGGCCGGCTGCGCTCCCGTGCGGACTACGCGGCGCTCGCGGACGCCGCCCACGAACGCGGCGCCATGATCACGGCCGCCGCCGACCTGCTGGCCTGCACGCTGATCGAGGCCCCCGGGTCGTGGGGCGCGGACATCGCCGTCGGCAGCGCGCAGCGCTTCGGTGTCCCGCTGGGCTTCGGTGGCCCGCACGCGGGGTTCGTCGCGGTGCGCGCGGGGCTGGAGCGGGCGCTGCCCGGCCGCCTCGTCGGCCTGTCGGTCGACTCCGCCGGTCGTCCGGCGTACCGGCTCGCGCTGCAGACGCGTGAGCAGCACATCCGCCGTGAGAAGGCGACGTCGAACATCTGCACCGCGCAGGTGCTGCTGGCGGTCATCGCCGCGCTGTACGCGATCTACCACGGGCCGGAGGGGCTGACCGCGATCGCGCGCCAGGTCCACGGCCGGGCCAAGGCGATCGCCGACGGGCTGCGACACGCGGGCATCCGTCTCGTCCACGACCACTTCTTCGACACCCTGCTCGTCTCGGTGCCGGGGCGCGCGTCGACCGTTGTCGCCAACGCCCGACGGGCCGACATCAACCTCGGCCAGGACGGCCCGGACCGCGTGCGCATCGCGTGCGGCGAGACGACGACCTTCGCCCACGTCGCGGCCGTGCTCGCCGCGTTCGGCGCCGTCCCCGTGACGGGCGACGACGTCACCGTCGGCGACCTCTACCCGGAGGACCTCGGGCGGACGACGCCGTTCCTCACCGCCTCGGTGTTCCACGAGCACCGCAGCGAGACCGCGATGCTGCGCTACGTCCGCAAGCTCGCGAACAAGGACTACGCGCTCGACCGCGGGATGATCCCGCTCGGCTCCTGCACGATGAAGCTCAACGCGACGACCGAGATGGAGCCGATCACCTGGCCCCGCTTCGGCGCGATCCACCCGTTCGCCCCGGCCGAGGACTGGCCGGGCTACCTCACGCTGATCCGCGACCTGGAGTACTGGCTCGCCGAGCTCACCGGCTACGACCGGGTCTCGCTGCAGCCGAACGCCGGGTCGCAGGGTGAGCTCGCGGGCCTGCTGGCGATCCGCGCGTTCCACAAGGCGAACGGCCACGCCGAGCGCGACGTCTGCCTGATCCCCGCGTCCGCGCACGGCACGAACGCGGCGTCCGCGGTGATGGCCGGCATGCGCGTGGTCGTGGTGGCGGCGAACGACGCCGGTGAGGTCGACCTCGACGACCTGCGCGCCAAGATCGACGCGCACCGCGAGCGGCTCGCGGCGATCATGGTCACCTACCCGTCGACGCACGGCGTCTTCGAGGACGGCATCCGCGAACTGTGCGACCTCGTCCACTCCGCCGGTGGTCAGGTCTACATCGACGGTGCGAACTTCAACGCCCTCCTCGGGCTGGCCAAGCCCGGCGAGTTCGGCGGCGACGTCTCCCACCTGAACCTGCACAAGACCTTCTGCATCCCGCACGGTGGTGGCGGGCCGGGCGTCGGCCCGGTCGCGGTGAAGGCGCACCTCGCGCCGTACCTGCCCAACCACCCGCTGGTGGCGGAGGCGGGCCCGGCCACCGGCGTCGGCCCGATCTCGGCCGCTCCGTTCGGCAGCGCGGGCATCCTGCCGATCCCGTGGGCGTACATCCGCCTGATGGGGCCGGACGGTCTGCTGCGCGCGACGCAGGTCGCGATCCTCGCCGCGAACTACGTGGCGGCCCGGCTCGGCAAGCACTTCCCCGTGCTCTACACCGGCCGCAACGGCCTGGTCGCGCACGAGTGCATCCTCGACCTGCGGCCGATCACCAAGGCCACCGGCGTCACCGTCGACGACGTCGCGAAGCGCCTGATCGACTACGGCTTCCACGCGCCGACGGTCTCCTTCCCCGTCGCGGGCACGCTGATGGTCGAACCGACCGAGAGCGAGGACCTCGGCGAGCTCGACCGCTTCTGCGACGCGATGATCGCGATCGCGGGGGAGATCGACCGCGTCGCCGCCGGGGAGTGGCCGGCCGACGACAACCCGCTGCGGAACGCGCCGCACACCGCGGACGTCCTCGCCGCCGCCGAGTGGACCCGCCCGTACTCCCGCGAGGAGGCGGTGTTCCCGAACCCGGCGGTGCGGGCCGACAAGTACTGGCCGCCGGTCGGACGGATCGACGGGGCGTACGGCGACCGGAATTTGGTCTGCTCCTGCCCGAGCGTCGAGGAACTGGCTGCGGACTAG
- a CDS encoding ABC transporter permease: MLRYVIRRLLGAVAILAVVSFATFLLFFAIPGDPDRLACGKTCTPERLADIRASLGIDDPVLVQYGEFMKGIFVGRDFTQAGEVVHCDVPCFGYSFTNQQLVWDTVVDRYPATLSLALGAAVLFLVVGVGLGAISALRAGSLLDRIGIAFSLLGASVQIFFLGPLLSNIFVNQLGWLPQARYVPLTDDPVGWFQGLLLPWIVLAFVSIAVYARLTRASAIEALGEDFVRAGRARGLPTRTLHLKHTGRATVTPVLTVFGLDLATLLGGAIITETVFNIQGVGKLALTAIDRDDLPLIMATVLIAAAFIVIGNLIVDLFYAVIDPRVRIT, encoded by the coding sequence GTGCTGCGATACGTGATCCGCCGCTTGCTCGGCGCGGTGGCGATCCTGGCCGTGGTCAGCTTCGCGACGTTCCTGCTCTTCTTCGCGATCCCGGGCGACCCCGACCGGCTGGCGTGCGGCAAGACCTGCACGCCGGAGCGCCTGGCCGACATCCGGGCCTCCCTCGGCATCGACGACCCGGTGCTCGTGCAGTACGGGGAGTTCATGAAGGGGATCTTCGTCGGGCGCGACTTCACCCAGGCCGGAGAGGTCGTGCACTGCGACGTCCCGTGCTTCGGGTACTCCTTCACCAATCAGCAGTTGGTGTGGGACACCGTCGTCGACCGCTACCCCGCGACGCTCTCGCTGGCGCTGGGTGCGGCGGTGCTGTTCCTCGTCGTGGGTGTCGGGCTCGGGGCGATCTCCGCGCTGCGGGCCGGCAGTCTCCTCGACCGGATCGGCATCGCGTTCAGCCTGCTCGGCGCCTCCGTGCAGATCTTCTTCCTCGGGCCGCTGCTGTCGAACATCTTCGTCAACCAGCTCGGGTGGCTGCCCCAGGCGCGGTACGTCCCGCTGACCGACGACCCGGTCGGGTGGTTTCAGGGCCTGTTGCTGCCGTGGATCGTGCTCGCCTTCGTCAGCATCGCGGTGTACGCGCGGCTGACGCGGGCGAGCGCGATCGAGGCGCTGGGGGAGGACTTCGTCCGCGCCGGCCGTGCCCGCGGACTCCCGACGCGCACCCTGCACCTCAAACACACCGGTCGCGCGACGGTCACGCCCGTCCTCACCGTCTTCGGCCTCGACCTCGCGACGCTGCTCGGCGGCGCGATCATCACCGAGACCGTCTTCAACATCCAGGGCGTCGGCAAGCTCGCGCTCACCGCGATCGACCGCGACGACCTGCCGTTGATCATGGCGACGGTGCTGATCGCGGCGGCGTTCATCGTGATCGGGAACCTGATCGTCGACCTGTTCTACGCGGTCATCGACCCCCGGGTGCGGATCACGTGA
- a CDS encoding ABC transporter ATP-binding protein gives MTPFLEVRDLHVSFDTDDGVVRAVDGLSFTLERGRTLGIVGESGSGKTVTGLAILGLHDRRRATVTGEIRLHGQDLVGLSEAELNRLRGSAMAMVFQDALTALSPYYSVGHQIAEGYRLHNQATKKQARQRAIDLLGRVGIPRPAERVDSYPHEFSGGMRQRAMIAIALACDPELLIADEPTTALDVTVQAQILDLLADLQAEFNSAIVLVTHDLGVVSQVADDVLVMYAGRAAERGPTRAVLTRPGHPYTWGLLSSVPRLTTAIDSDLLAIRGTPPSLIDLPRGCAFRPRCDYAPLVPDDRCATEIPALTPALGTVAACHLRSGERERIVVERLLPLWRGEASASDVGGAS, from the coding sequence GTGACGCCCTTCCTCGAGGTCCGCGACCTCCACGTCAGCTTCGACACCGACGACGGCGTCGTGCGGGCGGTCGACGGACTGTCGTTCACGCTCGAGCGCGGCCGGACGCTCGGCATCGTCGGCGAGTCCGGCTCCGGCAAGACGGTCACGGGGCTGGCGATCCTCGGCCTGCACGACCGGCGCCGCGCCACCGTGACGGGCGAGATCCGGCTGCACGGGCAGGACCTCGTCGGGCTCAGCGAGGCGGAGCTGAACCGGCTGCGTGGATCGGCGATGGCGATGGTGTTCCAGGACGCGCTGACCGCGCTGTCGCCGTACTACTCGGTGGGCCACCAGATCGCCGAGGGCTACCGCCTGCACAACCAGGCGACGAAGAAGCAGGCGCGGCAGCGCGCGATCGACCTTCTCGGCCGCGTCGGGATACCGCGGCCGGCGGAGCGCGTCGACTCCTACCCGCACGAGTTCTCCGGTGGCATGCGCCAGCGCGCGATGATCGCGATCGCCCTGGCCTGCGACCCGGAACTGCTGATCGCCGACGAGCCGACGACGGCGCTCGACGTCACCGTCCAGGCGCAGATCCTCGACCTGCTCGCCGACCTGCAGGCCGAGTTCAACTCCGCGATCGTCCTCGTCACCCACGACCTCGGCGTCGTCTCGCAGGTCGCCGACGACGTCCTGGTCATGTACGCCGGCCGGGCGGCCGAGCGGGGTCCGACCCGGGCCGTGCTCACCCGTCCCGGTCACCCGTACACGTGGGGGCTGCTCTCCTCGGTGCCGCGGCTGACCACGGCGATCGACTCCGACCTGCTCGCGATCCGCGGCACTCCGCCGAGCCTGATCGACCTGCCGCGGGGCTGCGCGTTCCGGCCGCGCTGCGACTACGCGCCGCTCGTCCCCGACGACCGGTGCGCGACCGAGATCCCGGCGCTGACCCCCGCCCTCGGCACCGTCGCCGCCTGCCACCTGCGTTCGGGTGAGCGCGAGCGGATCGTCGTCGAGCGGCTGCTCCCGCTCTGGCGGGGCGAGGCGAGCGCGAGTGACGTCGGAGGTGCGTCGTGA
- a CDS encoding class I SAM-dependent methyltransferase, with amino-acid sequence MAKDIDWDARYAADPALWGEQPNQFVRARVADAEPGRAVDLACGNGRNAVWLARRGWHVEAVDISSVAIEQAQQRSERAGVHVDWEVGDVLAWTPAEPLDLVLIVYLHMEMPELTGVIARAATWLRPGGRLLYVGHSRTNLTRGVGGPSNPEVLAEIADLAGAAEGLRVLALQHLLRETEAGTAVDILLEVTTWDGPEPTGNPDPGHLKPPAP; translated from the coding sequence TTGGCCAAGGACATCGACTGGGACGCGCGGTACGCCGCGGATCCCGCGTTGTGGGGGGAACAGCCGAACCAGTTCGTCCGGGCCCGCGTCGCCGACGCGGAGCCCGGGCGGGCGGTCGACCTCGCGTGCGGCAACGGCCGTAACGCGGTCTGGCTCGCGCGGCGCGGCTGGCACGTCGAGGCGGTCGACATCTCCTCGGTCGCGATCGAGCAGGCGCAGCAGCGGTCCGAGCGCGCCGGCGTGCACGTGGACTGGGAGGTCGGCGACGTCCTGGCCTGGACGCCGGCCGAGCCGCTGGACCTCGTCCTGATCGTGTACCTGCACATGGAGATGCCCGAGCTCACCGGCGTCATCGCCCGAGCGGCGACGTGGCTGCGCCCGGGCGGCCGGCTGCTCTACGTCGGCCACTCCCGCACGAATCTGACGCGGGGTGTGGGTGGGCCGTCGAACCCGGAAGTGCTCGCGGAGATCGCGGACCTCGCCGGCGCCGCCGAGGGTCTGCGGGTGCTCGCGCTGCAGCACCTGCTGCGGGAGACCGAGGCCGGGACGGCCGTCGACATCCTGCTCGAGGTCACCACCTGGGACGGCCCGGAGCCCACGGGGAATCCCGACCCCGGTCACCTGAAGCCGCCCGCCCCGTGA